From the Armatimonadota bacterium genome, the window GATTCCGGCTGGTGATCTTCCCCGGGGCCGCGGTACGCGCGGCCGCGTTGGTGGTGACGCGCCTGATGGAGCGACTGCGGCAGGACGGCTCGACGGCGGCCATGGTGGACGCCATGCTCTCTTTCGACCAGCTCAACGCCCTGCTGGACCTCCCGCACTTTCAGGAGCAGGAGCGGCGATACGTGCTCGAGGAGGCCTGAGGATGGCACGGTACGATCTCGCGGTCCTGGGCGGGTCCGTGGTCGTCCCCTACGTGGGAACGGTGCGGGCGGACATCGGGATCCGGGCCGGGCGCATCGCCGCGCTCGCCGAGGAGATCGCATCGGGGGACGCCACCGCGGTGGTCGATGCGCGGGGTCGCCTGGTCTTCCCGGGTGCCGTCGACTCCCACTTCCACCTGGGGATCTACCGGGACCTGGCCGAGGATGCGGCGAGCGAGACGCGGTCGGCGCTCGTCGGTGGCGTCACCACCGTGCTCTCCTACTTCCGCACCGGCCGGCACTACCTCAACCGCAGCGGTCCTTATCGCGAGATCTTCCCCGAGGTGCTGGCGGCCGTGCGCGGGCGGGCCTACACCGATTACGGTTTCCACATTGCCGTGATGACCGAGGCGCAGCTCGACGAGGTGGCGTGGCTGGTGGCGGACCAGGGGGTCACGTCCTTCAAGTACTACATGTTCTACAAGGGACTGAACCTCACCGCCGACTCCACCCGGGCCAGCGAGTACACGCTGGCGGACACCTACGACCTCGGCCACCTCTTCCTGCTCATGGAACGGGTGGCGGCCCAGGCTCACCGGCGCGGCCGGGAGGGGCGGATCTCCCTCAGCCTGCACTGCGAGCACGCCGAGCTGCTCCGCGTCTTCATCGAGCAGGTGCGCCGGGCCGGGCTGCGGGGCCTGGAGGCCTACCACCGCGCCCGGCCGCCGCTGTCGGAGCGGCTCTCGCTGGCCGAGGCGGTGCTGCTGGCCGACGCCACCCGGTGCCCTATCAACCTGCTCCACCTGAGCAGCCGTGAGGCGATGGGGGCGGCCGTCGCAGCCAAGCGGGACTACCCGCACCTGGACATCCGGCTGGAGACCACAGTCCACCACCTGGCCCTGACCTACGATTCGGCCGGGGGGATCCGGGGGAAGGTGAACCCGCCCATCCGCACCGAGGAGGACCGGCAGGCGCTCTGGGAGGCTGTGGTCCGCGGGGAGGTGGACACGGTGGTGAGCGACCACGCCTGCTGCTTCGAGGAGGAGAAGGGAGAGGATCTCTGGCGGGCCCTGCCAGGCTTCGGCGGAACGGCGCTCCTCTACCCCTACCTGATCTCGGAGGGGTTCCACCGGCGCGGGGTACCCGCTGCGAGGATCGCAGAACTGGCCAGTGCCAACTCCGCCCGCGCCTTCGGCCTCTACCCCCGGAAGGGCACCATCGCCCCGGGGGCGGACGCGGACCTGACCATCGTCGACCCGGAGTGGGAGCAGGAGGTCCACCCCGAGCTCCTGCTCTCCGCGCAGGACTTCACCCCGTTTGCCGGCGCGCGGCTGCGGGGCTGGCCCACCCACACCGTCCGGGGAGGGCAGGTGGTCTTCGCGCATGGCGAGGTGGTGGGGGAGCCCACGGGCCGGTACCTCCACCGCCCGCTGCGAGTGGAGGCGCCCGCGGGGGAGGGCGGGGGCGGCACGGCGGGCGGTCGGTTGAGCACCGGGGCAGGGACCCAAGGAGGGATGGGATGAAGGCGAACCGAGGACTGGCACACCTGATGGGCGGTCTCGTGACCGTTGCCGCGCTGGTCGCGACCGTCTGGCAGCCGGCGGGGAGCGCTCCGGCCGCGGCGCCGCGTCGGGGAGGCACGCTGAACGCCACGTTCAGCTCAGACCCGGCGCACCTCGACCCGCACCGGGGGACCACGGCCCAGAACTTCGTCCCCCTGGTCTACAACGGCCTCGTCCGCTTCAAGACGGGGCCCGGCGTCCAGCCGGACCAGTTCATCATCGAGCCCGACCTGGCGGAGCGCTGGGAGCAGCCGTCCCCCACCACCTACGTCTTCCGCCTGCGCCGGGGCGTCCGCTTCCACGACAAGCCCCCCGTGAACGGCCGGGAGCTGACCAGCGACGACGTGGTCTGGAGCCTGGAGCGCATGCTGGCCGAGGACCCGGAGAACATCAAGCGCGACCTCTTCTCCGTCATCCAGCGGTACGAGGCGGTGGACCGGTACACGGTGCGCGTCACCCTGCGGGAGCCCTTCGCGCCGTTCCTCCACAACCTGGCCACGGTGTTCGCCTCCATCGTCCCGCGGGCCGACGTGGACTACAAGCGTGTGGCCATCGGGACCGGACCGTTCATGCTGGACAGCTTCCAGCGCGGCGTGCGGTACGTCTACAAACGGCACCCCGCCTACTTCGAGCGTGGCCAGCCCTATCTGGACGAGATTGTGATCCACATCTTCCGCGATTTCGCCACGCGGGCGGCGGCGCTGCGGGCAGGGCGCATCGACGTCGTGGACCTGCTCCCCTGGGGCCAGGCCCAGCCCATCATCCGTGAGGGACAGCTGCGGTGGGAGAAGTACCAGGGGATCTTCAGCGTCCACGCGCGCCTGAACGTCGACCGCCCGCCGCTCAATCACGAGAAGGCCCGGCAGGCGATGTCGCTGGCGCTCAACCGCCAGGCCATCGCCATCGCGTTGGGCGGCGGGGAGGGCGCGGTGAACGGGCCGGTACCGGCTGGGCTGGGCGTCTGGGCGGTGGACTGGCGGCGCCTGCCCTTCTTCCAGCGGGATGTGGCCAAGGCCCGTCAGTTGCTGCGGGAGGCGGGGTTCCCCGACGGCGTAACGGTGGAGGCCGTCGGCGGCGTGAGCCCCGATAACCGGCGCATCATGCTGGAGGCCATGAAGGCCCAGCTCGCCCAGGCGGGGATTACCCTCAACTTCCGGCTGATCGACACCGCGCAGGTGCAGCGTGTCCGCTTCCAGAAGGACTTCATGATCCTGGCCGACAACTTCACGCTGGCCAGCGACCCGGACAGCTACCTCTACGTGGAGTACCACTCCACCTCTAGCGGCAACGTCGGGAACTACCGGGATCCGTCCATTGACCGGCTGCTCGAGGCCCAGCGGCGCGAGCTGGACCAGGCCAGGCGCCTCCCGCTGGTGCACGAGGCGCAGGTGCGCATCGCCCGAAAGGCCTGGATCCTCACTACCGGCGACCCGATCTACGTCAGCCTCTGGTGGCCCTATGTCCAGGGCTGGAGGCACCACCACATCAACCAGTACCTGCCGCTCAAGAACGTGTGGCTGGACCGGTAAAAACGGGCGGTGCGGCACTACCTGCTTAGGCGGGCGATCCTGGCCGTGGCGGCGCTGTGGGGACTCTCCCTGCTCGCCTTCGGGCTGATTCGGATCGTTCCCGGGGACGTCCTCATGGCGCGCCTGGAGGAATCCGGAACCGTCACCGACCTGGCGGCGGCCCGGGCGGCGCTCGGGCTGGACCGTCCGTTCCTGGTCCAGTACGCGGCCTGGGTGAGCGGTGTGCTGCGGGGTGACCTGGGGGTCTCGTTCTGGTCGGGACGACCGGTGCGTCACGACCTGCTGGCGGCCCTGCCCGTGAGCGTGGAGCTGGCGGTGCTGGCCATGACGCTCTCGGTGGTCATCGGGCTGCCGCTGGGTGTGGCGGCGGCGGCCCGCCGCGGCGGCCCGCTGGACTATGCCGCCCGCCTCTTCAGCTTCGGTGGGCTCAGCGTCACCCACTTCTGGATCGCCACGCTGGTGCTGCTCTACGGCTCGATCTGGCTCCGCTGGGTGCCTCCGCTGGGGTACGTCCCCCTGCACACGTCACCGGCGCAGAACCTGGAGCAGTTCCTGATCCCGGCGGCCATTCTGGGCGTCCACCTCTCCGCCCGCAGCCTGCGGATGGTGCGCTCGTCCCTCCTGGAGGTCCTGCAGGACGACTACGTGCGCACGGCCTGGGCCAAAGGGCTGGCTCCCAGGCGAGTCCTGTGGGCCCACGCCGTCCGCAACGCGCTCATCCCCATCCTGACCGTGCTGGGGAGCCAGTTCGTCTACCTGCTCAGCGGCGCGGTGATCATCGAGGACATCTTTGCCCTCAGCGGGGTCGGCCGGTACGTGGTGGACGCCATCACCCACCGGGACTACCCGGCGGTCCAGGCGGCGGTCCTCTTCACGGGCCTGGTTGTCGTGCTGGTGAACCTGCTCGTCGACCTGGCGTACGCCTGGATCGATCCCCGCATCCGGTACGCCTGAATGGGCGGCGTGCTCTCCTCTCGTCGT encodes:
- a CDS encoding dihydroorotase family protein, encoding MARYDLAVLGGSVVVPYVGTVRADIGIRAGRIAALAEEIASGDATAVVDARGRLVFPGAVDSHFHLGIYRDLAEDAASETRSALVGGVTTVLSYFRTGRHYLNRSGPYREIFPEVLAAVRGRAYTDYGFHIAVMTEAQLDEVAWLVADQGVTSFKYYMFYKGLNLTADSTRASEYTLADTYDLGHLFLLMERVAAQAHRRGREGRISLSLHCEHAELLRVFIEQVRRAGLRGLEAYHRARPPLSERLSLAEAVLLADATRCPINLLHLSSREAMGAAVAAKRDYPHLDIRLETTVHHLALTYDSAGGIRGKVNPPIRTEEDRQALWEAVVRGEVDTVVSDHACCFEEEKGEDLWRALPGFGGTALLYPYLISEGFHRRGVPAARIAELASANSARAFGLYPRKGTIAPGADADLTIVDPEWEQEVHPELLLSAQDFTPFAGARLRGWPTHTVRGGQVVFAHGEVVGEPTGRYLHRPLRVEAPAGEGGGGTAGGRLSTGAGTQGGMG
- a CDS encoding ABC transporter substrate-binding protein, which encodes MKANRGLAHLMGGLVTVAALVATVWQPAGSAPAAAPRRGGTLNATFSSDPAHLDPHRGTTAQNFVPLVYNGLVRFKTGPGVQPDQFIIEPDLAERWEQPSPTTYVFRLRRGVRFHDKPPVNGRELTSDDVVWSLERMLAEDPENIKRDLFSVIQRYEAVDRYTVRVTLREPFAPFLHNLATVFASIVPRADVDYKRVAIGTGPFMLDSFQRGVRYVYKRHPAYFERGQPYLDEIVIHIFRDFATRAAALRAGRIDVVDLLPWGQAQPIIREGQLRWEKYQGIFSVHARLNVDRPPLNHEKARQAMSLALNRQAIAIALGGGEGAVNGPVPAGLGVWAVDWRRLPFFQRDVAKARQLLREAGFPDGVTVEAVGGVSPDNRRIMLEAMKAQLAQAGITLNFRLIDTAQVQRVRFQKDFMILADNFTLASDPDSYLYVEYHSTSSGNVGNYRDPSIDRLLEAQRRELDQARRLPLVHEAQVRIARKAWILTTGDPIYVSLWWPYVQGWRHHHINQYLPLKNVWLDR
- a CDS encoding ABC transporter permease; the encoded protein is MRHYLLRRAILAVAALWGLSLLAFGLIRIVPGDVLMARLEESGTVTDLAAARAALGLDRPFLVQYAAWVSGVLRGDLGVSFWSGRPVRHDLLAALPVSVELAVLAMTLSVVIGLPLGVAAAARRGGPLDYAARLFSFGGLSVTHFWIATLVLLYGSIWLRWVPPLGYVPLHTSPAQNLEQFLIPAAILGVHLSARSLRMVRSSLLEVLQDDYVRTAWAKGLAPRRVLWAHAVRNALIPILTVLGSQFVYLLSGAVIIEDIFALSGVGRYVVDAITHRDYPAVQAAVLFTGLVVVLVNLLVDLAYAWIDPRIRYA